In the Campylobacter sp. RM6914 genome, one interval contains:
- a CDS encoding flavodoxin family protein: MKKIVVYSSLTGNTKKVAKAIAGELGCKAVCYSDEAAKNLDDFDFIAVGYYIYKGTIDTNFKRFIQENIKGKNVGLFITLGARADSEHAAKALKDGKKLLEDGQNSVIREFISQGAISQKFIDEIRVVALKTSNKKHYKITSSREARWKEAALHPDTNDIINAKTAFRGIL; encoded by the coding sequence ATGAAAAAGATAGTTGTGTATTCGTCATTAACCGGCAACACAAAGAAAGTTGCCAAGGCTATAGCAGGTGAGCTTGGTTGTAAGGCTGTGTGCTATAGTGACGAAGCAGCTAAAAATTTGGATGATTTTGATTTTATCGCGGTTGGTTACTATATCTATAAAGGCACTATAGATACGAATTTTAAACGTTTTATACAAGAAAATATAAAAGGTAAAAATGTCGGGCTTTTTATAACTCTTGGAGCTAGAGCTGATAGCGAGCATGCCGCAAAAGCGTTAAAGGATGGCAAGAAACTACTTGAAGATGGACAAAATAGTGTGATTAGAGAATTTATCTCCCAAGGGGCAATAAGTCAGAAATTTATAGACGAGATAAGAGTTGTGGCTTTAAAAACTAGCAATAAAAAGCACTATAAGATCACCTCTTCACGTGAAGCTAGATGGAAAGAAGCAGCCTTGCATCCTGACACAAATGACATCATAAATGCTAAAACTGCATTTAGAGGAATTTTATAA
- a CDS encoding pyridoxamine 5'-phosphate oxidase family protein: MHAQINEKPLDKIQDSVFKFVDSLKTVIISSLNSKGQCVSSYAPFVREGDEIYLCLSSIAEHYSSLKASPNKASLLFLEDESTAKTILARVRLSIKCEVDFIKDEAKRDEYFDKLAAKNPNESAFVYIKNMKDFYVVKASLKQGRFVRGFGAAYDTLGLKVIKGLQEMYPHESR; encoded by the coding sequence ATGCACGCGCAAATTAATGAAAAACCACTCGATAAAATTCAAGACAGCGTTTTTAAATTTGTAGATAGCCTAAAAACCGTCATCATCTCAAGCCTTAACTCAAAAGGGCAGTGCGTGAGCTCGTATGCCCCCTTTGTAAGAGAGGGCGATGAAATTTACCTTTGTCTAAGTTCTATTGCCGAGCACTACTCTTCACTAAAAGCTAGTCCAAATAAAGCTTCGTTGCTATTTTTAGAAGATGAAAGTACTGCAAAGACTATTTTAGCAAGAGTTAGGCTAAGCATAAAATGCGAGGTTGATTTTATAAAAGACGAGGCAAAAAGAGATGAGTATTTTGATAAGTTAGCCGCAAAAAATCCAAACGAAAGCGCATTTGTTTATATAAAAAACATGAAAGATTTTTATGTCGTAAAAGCTAGTTTAAAACAAGGGCGTTTTGTAAGAGGATTTGGCGCGGCTTACGATACCCTTGGTTTAAAAGTTATAAAAGGCTTGCAAGAAATGTATCCGCACGAAAGCAGGTAA
- a CDS encoding DUF411 domain-containing protein yields the protein MKFLVKVATVASLVAVSSFGSNLLEVYKSPTCGCCSRWEAVMQKDGFETIEYKVQNTVALKKKFNVPLELSSCHTAIISGYVVEGHVPAAEIKKLLEIKPEGVIGISAPGMPLESPGMEQGSEPDKYDIVLFKQDGTREIFATYIGSKKIQ from the coding sequence ATGAAATTTTTAGTTAAAGTTGCGACAGTTGCGTCGCTAGTTGCGGTTTCGTCTTTTGGTTCGAATTTGCTTGAGGTTTATAAATCGCCTACTTGCGGTTGCTGTTCTAGGTGGGAAGCGGTTATGCAAAAAGACGGTTTTGAGACAATTGAGTATAAGGTGCAAAATACGGTTGCCCTAAAGAAAAAATTTAACGTTCCGCTCGAGCTTTCAAGTTGCCATACGGCGATTATTAGCGGATATGTAGTAGAGGGACATGTTCCTGCGGCAGAGATAAAAAAACTACTTGAGATAAAACCAGAGGGCGTTATAGGCATAAGTGCGCCTGGAATGCCGCTAGAAAGTCCAGGTATGGAGCAAGGAAGCGAGCCTGATAAATACGATATCGTATTATTCAAACAAGACGGCACAAGAGAAATTTTTGCTACATATATCGGAAGCAAAAAGATACAATAA
- a CDS encoding putative transporter has protein sequence MFVSFFRSKQWLLWAYGGAAFIIALLVYQTHLNVAINEWYKNFYDIMQNIKDHTIDDFWREIFNFIYIAMPYVLTYMVISFFASHWVFRWREAMTFSYLKFWQKCEYDVEGSSQRIQEDIYRFAKIMESLGVDVLRAIMTLVAFTPVLWGLSSKVDLPYIKDIPGSLVWIALGVSIGGLIISWFVGIKLPHLEYNNQKVEAAFRKELVFAENDKVNYARSETIVELFTGLKFNYYRLFLHYGYFNIWLISFSQILVIVPYMIMGSGLFTGMITLGILVQVSNAFSQVRSSFSVFISNWTTITELRSIYKRLKEFEENIGYK, from the coding sequence ATGTTTGTTTCATTTTTTAGATCCAAACAATGGTTGTTGTGGGCTTACGGTGGAGCAGCTTTTATCATCGCTTTACTTGTTTACCAAACGCACCTAAATGTCGCCATAAACGAATGGTATAAAAATTTTTACGACATCATGCAAAATATCAAAGATCATACGATAGATGACTTTTGGCGAGAAATTTTTAACTTTATTTATATAGCCATGCCTTATGTTTTGACATATATGGTGATATCGTTTTTCGCAAGCCACTGGGTATTTCGCTGGAGAGAAGCGATGACTTTTAGCTATCTTAAATTTTGGCAAAAATGCGAATACGACGTCGAAGGCAGCTCGCAACGTATACAAGAAGACATTTATCGCTTCGCAAAGATAATGGAAAGTCTGGGTGTTGATGTGCTTCGCGCCATCATGACACTTGTTGCGTTTACACCAGTTCTTTGGGGGCTTAGCTCCAAGGTTGATCTACCATACATCAAAGACATACCCGGCTCACTTGTATGGATAGCACTTGGAGTAAGCATAGGAGGTCTTATCATATCTTGGTTTGTCGGCATTAAGCTTCCTCATCTTGAGTATAATAACCAAAAAGTAGAAGCCGCCTTTAGAAAAGAGCTTGTTTTTGCCGAAAACGACAAGGTTAATTACGCTAGATCAGAGACTATCGTCGAGCTTTTTACGGGGCTTAAATTTAACTACTACCGTTTGTTTTTGCATTATGGCTACTTTAATATCTGGCTTATTTCATTTTCACAAATTTTAGTTATAGTGCCATATATGATAATGGGAAGCGGGCTTTTTACGGGGATGATAACTCTTGGCATACTTGTGCAAGTTAGCAACGCATTTTCACAGGTGCGTAGCAGTTTTTCGGTATTTATATCAAACTGGACAACTATAACCGAACTTAGATCGATATACAAACGTCTAAAAGAATTTGAAGAAAACATCGGCTACAAATAA
- a CDS encoding M48 family metallopeptidase, with product MRKILLTLCAVLTLFTGCFTSSTGAGTVGADRKQLLLISAAVMDESAAQAYVKTLSSAKTKGTLNIDPVLTKRVQNISKRLIAQTGVFRQDALKWNWQANVINEDTLNAWCMPGGRIVVYSGLITKLSLNDAQIAAVVGHEIAHALREHSREQASHDQLKNIGIFAISQAAGLGDVGAQALNIATQYTITLPFSRSHETEADHIGTELMARAGYDPNEAVKVWEKMSKIGASGGVPEILSTHPSNESRIKDLQEIAKKLEPLYLASSKK from the coding sequence ATGAGAAAAATTTTACTTACTTTATGTGCAGTTTTAACGCTTTTTACAGGCTGTTTTACAAGCTCTACAGGCGCTGGCACAGTTGGAGCAGACCGAAAACAACTGCTTTTAATATCAGCTGCGGTTATGGACGAGAGTGCGGCGCAAGCTTACGTTAAAACCTTAAGCAGTGCAAAAACAAAAGGAACTTTAAACATAGACCCGGTTCTAACAAAACGTGTTCAAAATATCTCAAAAAGACTAATCGCCCAAACAGGCGTGTTTAGACAAGACGCGTTAAAATGGAACTGGCAAGCAAACGTCATAAACGAAGACACACTAAACGCATGGTGTATGCCCGGGGGTCGCATAGTGGTTTATAGCGGACTTATCACAAAACTAAGTCTAAATGACGCACAAATCGCAGCCGTAGTCGGACACGAGATAGCTCATGCCCTACGAGAACACAGTCGTGAGCAAGCAAGCCACGATCAACTTAAAAATATAGGAATTTTTGCCATATCGCAAGCCGCAGGGCTTGGTGACGTTGGAGCACAAGCTCTAAATATCGCAACACAATACACTATAACACTACCTTTTTCTCGCTCTCACGAAACCGAAGCCGACCATATAGGCACGGAACTAATGGCAAGAGCCGGATATGATCCAAATGAAGCAGTTAAAGTCTGGGAAAAGATGAGCAAGATAGGCGCTTCAGGAGGCGTGCCTGAAATTTTAAGCACTCACCCGTCAAACGAAAGTCGTATAAAAGACTTGCAAGAGATAGCCAAAAAACTAGAGCCTTTATATCTTGCAAGTAGTAAAAAATAA
- a CDS encoding HP0495 family protein produces MASICDINNQKPTISYPVFWEYKVIFDAKDDVKKRVLDIVGNREHKLVFSKFSKDKKYASYNVNVLVFGDEERLEIFSALKHSAKFVL; encoded by the coding sequence GTGGCGAGTATATGCGACATTAATAATCAAAAACCAACCATAAGTTATCCTGTATTTTGGGAATACAAGGTTATATTTGACGCAAAAGATGATGTGAAAAAGAGAGTTTTGGATATAGTTGGCAACAGGGAACACAAGCTCGTTTTTTCTAAATTTAGCAAAGATAAAAAATACGCAAGCTATAACGTAAATGTTCTTGTTTTTGGCGATGAGGAAAGACTTGAGATATTTTCAGCACTAAAACATAGTGCAAAATTTGTTTTATAG
- the moaC gene encoding cyclic pyranopterin monophosphate synthase MoaC, whose protein sequence is MLTHLDEKNRPKMVDVSPKEPTLRIAKASGVIKMSKEAFDAVKENTGKKGPVLQTAVIAAIMGAKKTSELIPMCHPLLISGIDCDIEELGDINAFKLYVSVKINGKTGVEMEALTGVSIGLLAIYDMIKAIDKTMQITDIVLESKSGGKSGEYMRH, encoded by the coding sequence ATGCTTACACATTTAGATGAGAAAAATCGTCCAAAAATGGTTGATGTTAGTCCAAAAGAGCCGACTCTTAGGATAGCAAAAGCAAGCGGCGTCATAAAAATGAGCAAAGAGGCTTTTGACGCCGTTAAAGAAAATACCGGCAAAAAAGGTCCAGTGCTTCAAACTGCCGTTATCGCCGCTATAATGGGTGCGAAAAAGACAAGTGAGCTTATACCGATGTGTCATCCTCTGCTTATAAGCGGGATCGACTGTGACATAGAAGAGCTTGGCGACATAAATGCATTTAAATTATATGTTAGCGTGAAGATAAACGGCAAAACCGGTGTTGAGATGGAAGCACTTACCGGTGTTAGCATAGGACTTCTTGCGATATATGACATGATAAAGGCGATAGATAAAACGATGCAAATAACAGATATCGTGCTTGAGAGTAAGAGCGGAGGTAAAAGTGGCGAGTATATGCGACATTAA
- a CDS encoding alpha/beta hydrolase has protein sequence MKSYLKCLMLFVVMMPCLSLNAQTLSINHKDTEVIDVKIEKSEIEMISNLVYAQPPIYGYKNKALEMDIIKPVSKELLPTVVFVPGGGFVSSNKSKFLQNRMALAEAGYVVASIEYRVAPEVTFPKPLMDVKSAIRFLRANHKCFGIDPEHIAVMGNSAGGYLAAITGTTNGLKEFEDGENLDQKSDVKAVIDIYGLSDLNKIGYGYEKELEEEHYSASAPEAIWLNGMATNSRTSGSILQYPKRATAANPITYINKNTPPFLIMVGDKDRRVSPNQSELMHEALLKAGVQSKLYIIKGADHGGVEWVQDEISNIIIKFLDENLKR, from the coding sequence ATGAAGTCGTATTTAAAATGTTTAATGTTGTTTGTTGTGATGATGCCTTGTTTGTCACTTAATGCGCAAACGCTATCCATAAATCACAAAGATACCGAAGTTATAGATGTTAAGATAGAAAAATCAGAAATTGAAATGATATCAAATTTAGTTTATGCACAGCCTCCGATTTACGGATATAAGAACAAAGCTCTCGAGATGGATATAATTAAGCCTGTTAGTAAGGAGCTTTTACCGACTGTTGTGTTTGTGCCGGGAGGCGGGTTTGTGTCTTCAAACAAATCTAAATTTTTGCAAAACCGTATGGCATTAGCCGAGGCAGGATATGTTGTGGCAAGTATCGAGTATCGCGTTGCCCCAGAAGTAACATTTCCCAAGCCATTGATGGATGTGAAAAGCGCTATTAGGTTTTTACGAGCGAACCACAAGTGTTTTGGCATAGATCCGGAGCATATAGCTGTTATGGGCAATTCTGCGGGTGGATATTTAGCCGCGATAACCGGCACTACAAATGGACTAAAAGAATTTGAAGATGGCGAAAATTTAGATCAAAAAAGTGATGTTAAAGCGGTTATTGATATATACGGCTTATCTGACCTTAATAAAATCGGATACGGATATGAAAAAGAGCTTGAAGAAGAGCATTACTCAGCCAGCGCACCTGAGGCTATATGGCTAAACGGTATGGCTACAAATTCAAGAACCAGCGGCAGTATACTTCAATATCCTAAACGCGCAACCGCTGCTAATCCAATAACTTATATAAATAAAAACACACCGCCTTTTCTTATAATGGTCGGAGATAAAGATAGGCGTGTGTCGCCAAATCAGTCAGAACTCATGCATGAAGCTTTGCTAAAAGCAGGAGTGCAAAGCAAGCTTTATATCATAAAGGGCGCGGATCACGGTGGAGTCGAGTGGGTGCAGGATGAAATTTCAAATATCATCATTAAATTTTTAGATGAAAATTTAAAGAGATAA